One window from the genome of Macaca fascicularis isolate 582-1 chromosome 7, T2T-MFA8v1.1 encodes:
- the LOC107130176 gene encoding uncharacterized protein isoform X2, translated as MGIVRPEVVMGFVEVGAEREMAACPATSPSLQGPLPPCFGQVCTLKKEKQHDTHRVEKLERSLSKLKNQRESRGPYCLLPFSAEPLPLEPPAVPSEVELQHLRKEVERMAGELQARVDNNQRMSVLIWGQKERLQEQEERLQQLAEPQSGFEELAPVSQSAALEAVERGDDFSHLPPPFPMPWEADTKFLVLQLQWVAADCFSLSRTMRTRAHCSWSSRRWRRTSGQ; from the exons atgggaatagtacgGCCAGAGGTGGTCATGGGCTTTGTGGAGGTGGGAGCAGAGAGGGAGATGGCAGCCTGTCCAGCCACCAGCCCCTCTCTCCAGGGCCCTTTGCCCCCATGCTTTGGGCAGGTTTGCACATTGAAGAAGGAGAAGCAGCATGATACACATCGGGTAGAGAAGCTGGAGAGGAGCTTGTCCAAACTCAAAAACCAGAGGG aatcCAGAGGCCCTTATTGCCTGCTTCCTTTCTCCGCTGAACCCCTGCCTCTGGAGCCTCCAGCAGTGCCCTCTGAGGTAGAGCTGCAGCATCTGAGGAAGGAGGTGGAGAGAATGGCAGGAGAACTCCAAGCCCGGGTGGACAACAATCAGCGCATGAGTGTCCTGATCTGGGGGCAAAAGGAGAGGCTTCAAGAGCAGGAGGAGAGACTTCAGCAGCTGGCCGAGCCACAGAGCGGCTTTGAAGAGCTG GCACCTGTGAGCCAGAGCGCTGCGCTGGAGGCTGTGGAGAGAGGGGATGATTTTTCTCACCTGCCTCCACCCTTCCCGATGCCATGGGAGGCAGACACCAAGTTCTTGGTTCTCCAGCTGCAGTGGGTGGCTGCTGATTGCTTCTCTCTgtccagaacaatgagaacaagagCGCACTGCAGTTGGAGCAGCAG gagatggaggaggacatctggacagtga
- the LOC107130176 gene encoding uncharacterized protein isoform X1 → MGIVRPEVVMGFVEVGAEREMAACPATSPSLQGPLPPCFGQVCTLKKEKQHDTHRVEKLERSLSKLKNQRESRGPYCLLPFSAEPLPLEPPAVPSEVELQHLRKEVERMAGELQARVDNNQRMSVLIWGQKERLQEQEERLQQLAEPQSGFEELAPVSQSAALEAVERGDDFSHLPPPFPMPWEADTKFLVLQLQWVAADCFSLSRTMRTRAHCSWSSRSVWKLPASRTSPYRLS, encoded by the exons atgggaatagtacgGCCAGAGGTGGTCATGGGCTTTGTGGAGGTGGGAGCAGAGAGGGAGATGGCAGCCTGTCCAGCCACCAGCCCCTCTCTCCAGGGCCCTTTGCCCCCATGCTTTGGGCAGGTTTGCACATTGAAGAAGGAGAAGCAGCATGATACACATCGGGTAGAGAAGCTGGAGAGGAGCTTGTCCAAACTCAAAAACCAGAGGG aatcCAGAGGCCCTTATTGCCTGCTTCCTTTCTCCGCTGAACCCCTGCCTCTGGAGCCTCCAGCAGTGCCCTCTGAGGTAGAGCTGCAGCATCTGAGGAAGGAGGTGGAGAGAATGGCAGGAGAACTCCAAGCCCGGGTGGACAACAATCAGCGCATGAGTGTCCTGATCTGGGGGCAAAAGGAGAGGCTTCAAGAGCAGGAGGAGAGACTTCAGCAGCTGGCCGAGCCACAGAGCGGCTTTGAAGAGCTG GCACCTGTGAGCCAGAGCGCTGCGCTGGAGGCTGTGGAGAGAGGGGATGATTTTTCTCACCTGCCTCCACCCTTCCCGATGCCATGGGAGGCAGACACCAAGTTCTTGGTTCTCCAGCTGCAGTGGGTGGCTGCTGATTGCTTCTCTCTgtccagaacaatgagaacaagagCGCACTGCAGTTGGAGCAGCAG GAGCGTCTGGAAGCTGCCAGCCAGCAGAACCAGCCCCTACAGGCTCAGTTGA